A stretch of Roseovarius sp. M141 DNA encodes these proteins:
- a CDS encoding bacterioferritin-associated ferredoxin: MIICHCQSITNHDIDAAINWMRAADPTALITPGKVYRALGKSADCGGCMPLFLSTMRKNDKMEVPMTLRGLRVRATQDIQDERRQESN, translated from the coding sequence ATGATCATCTGTCATTGCCAGAGCATCACCAATCACGACATAGACGCCGCGATCAACTGGATGAGGGCCGCGGACCCGACGGCGCTCATCACGCCCGGCAAGGTGTACCGCGCCTTGGGTAAATCGGCAGATTGCGGGGGATGCATGCCGCTCTTCCTTTCAACCATGCGCAAAAATGATAAGATGGAAGTTCCCATGACACTTCGCGGCCTTCGGGTCCGAGCAACACAGGACATCCAAGATGAACGGCGACAAGAAAGCAATTGA
- the phnA gene encoding phosphonoacetate hydrolase, whose translation MPIKSPVTANDREYPAPKVCAIAICLDGCEPEYLEKAIADGLMPNLARMKETGTDRLAHSVIPSFTNPNNLSIATGRPPIVHGICGNYLYDPDTGEEVMMNDVRFLRAPTVFSKFHKAGARVAIVTAKDKLRALLGAGLTFDDDRAKCFSAEKSDSSTQAEHGQDAASKWLGMAQPKVYSAELSEFVFAAGVKLLRDWKPDVMYLTTTDYVQHKYAPDDAEAKSFYKMFDKYLGELDDMGAAIVVTADHGMKPKHDANGDPQVIYVQDLMDEWLGEAAARVILPITDPYVVHHGALGGFATAYLPKGADRADIIAKLKKHDELLEVIGKEEAVKRFELPADRIGDIVMISTENMTIGTSEHRHDLAALNEPLRSHGGLTEQVVPFIVNRKIDLPSKPELRNFDAFHVAATAAAL comes from the coding sequence ATGCCGATCAAATCCCCCGTTACCGCCAATGACCGCGAATACCCCGCGCCCAAGGTCTGTGCGATCGCCATTTGTCTGGACGGCTGCGAGCCGGAATATCTGGAAAAGGCGATCGCGGACGGGCTGATGCCGAACCTTGCGCGGATGAAGGAAACCGGCACCGACCGGCTGGCCCATTCGGTGATCCCGTCCTTCACCAACCCCAACAACCTCAGCATCGCGACGGGCCGCCCGCCCATCGTCCACGGGATCTGCGGCAATTACCTTTATGATCCCGACACCGGCGAAGAGGTGATGATGAACGACGTGCGTTTCCTTCGCGCGCCGACGGTATTCTCGAAATTCCACAAGGCCGGGGCGCGCGTCGCTATCGTCACCGCCAAGGACAAGCTGCGCGCGCTTCTGGGCGCGGGACTGACGTTTGACGACGACCGTGCCAAATGCTTCTCCGCCGAGAAGTCAGATAGCTCCACACAGGCCGAGCATGGGCAGGACGCCGCCAGCAAATGGCTGGGCATGGCGCAGCCCAAAGTCTATTCGGCCGAACTGTCGGAATTCGTATTCGCCGCGGGCGTAAAGCTGCTGCGCGACTGGAAGCCGGACGTGATGTACCTGACCACGACCGATTACGTGCAGCACAAATATGCCCCCGATGATGCCGAGGCCAAATCCTTCTACAAGATGTTCGACAAGTATCTGGGCGAGCTGGACGACATGGGCGCCGCCATCGTCGTCACCGCAGATCACGGCATGAAGCCCAAGCATGACGCAAATGGCGATCCGCAGGTCATCTACGTTCAGGATCTGATGGACGAGTGGCTGGGGGAGGCCGCCGCGCGCGTCATCCTGCCGATCACCGACCCCTACGTCGTCCACCACGGCGCGCTGGGTGGTTTCGCCACGGCCTATCTTCCCAAGGGCGCCGACCGCGCAGACATCATCGCCAAGCTGAAAAAGCATGACGAACTGCTGGAGGTCATCGGCAAGGAAGAGGCGGTGAAACGCTTTGAACTGCCCGCCGACCGCATCGGCGACATCGTCATGATCTCGACCGAGAACATGACCATCGGCACCTCCGAACATCGCCACGACCTTGCCGCCCTGAACGAGCCGCTGCGCAGCCATGGCGGCCTGACCGAGCAGGTCGTGCCCTTCATCGTCAACCGCAAGATTGATCTGCCCAGCAAGCCGGAATTACGCAACTTCGACGCGTTCCACGTCGCCGCCACAGCCGCGGCGCTTTGA
- a CDS encoding aspartate aminotransferase family protein, whose protein sequence is MTQIVHTEGESNTSRARKDWLKKSIGPNSAPLLQRDSDAFLHQSLSSPCVSTIARAEGIWIEDMDGRRFMDFHGNSVHHIGYGHPRLKAAIAAQMDALPFAPRRFTNEPAVALAEKLAGIAPGDLGKTLFTTGGSDANEVALKIARAATGRFKTVSFWDAFHGAGMGAASVGGEATFRSHIAGPLIPGAEHVAPFACYRCPYNHSGPDVCGLACAKMVDYVLEREGDVAAVIAEPMRAVPYVPPPGFWRAVRESCDRHGALLIFDEIPTGLGKTGRMFAFEHDDVIPDIVTMGKALGGGILPIAACVARRDLDVCGDFAIGHYTHEKNPVTARAALTTLEIIEDENLVERSAELGDYAMTLLRDRLDGCAIVGDIRGRGLMFGVEIVQEREGKTPGNALAEGIYYACLDAGLSFKISQGCVLTLSPPLTIARGDLDRALEIVVGAILAASQR, encoded by the coding sequence ATGACCCAGATCGTTCACACCGAGGGCGAATCCAACACCTCGCGCGCGCGTAAGGATTGGCTGAAGAAATCCATCGGGCCGAATTCCGCGCCGCTTTTGCAGCGGGATTCGGATGCGTTTCTGCATCAGTCGCTCAGCAGCCCTTGCGTGTCGACCATCGCACGCGCCGAAGGGATCTGGATCGAGGATATGGATGGCCGCCGCTTCATGGATTTCCATGGCAATTCGGTGCATCACATCGGCTATGGTCACCCGCGCCTGAAGGCCGCGATTGCCGCGCAGATGGATGCGCTGCCATTCGCCCCGCGCCGTTTCACCAACGAACCCGCCGTCGCGCTGGCCGAGAAGCTGGCCGGCATCGCGCCCGGCGATCTGGGCAAGACGCTGTTCACCACCGGCGGATCGGACGCCAACGAGGTGGCGCTGAAGATCGCGCGCGCCGCGACGGGCCGGTTCAAGACGGTCAGCTTCTGGGATGCCTTCCACGGTGCCGGCATGGGCGCGGCCAGCGTCGGCGGCGAGGCGACGTTTCGCAGCCATATCGCCGGCCCGCTGATCCCGGGCGCCGAGCATGTCGCGCCCTTCGCCTGCTATCGCTGTCCCTATAACCACTCCGGGCCGGACGTCTGCGGACTCGCCTGCGCCAAGATGGTCGATTACGTTCTGGAGCGTGAAGGCGACGTCGCCGCCGTCATCGCCGAGCCGATGCGCGCCGTTCCCTACGTGCCGCCGCCCGGTTTCTGGAGGGCCGTGCGCGAGTCCTGTGACCGGCATGGCGCGCTGCTGATCTTCGACGAAATACCGACGGGTCTGGGCAAGACGGGCCGCATGTTCGCGTTCGAGCATGACGATGTGATCCCCGACATTGTCACGATGGGCAAGGCACTGGGCGGGGGCATCCTGCCCATTGCCGCCTGCGTTGCGCGCCGCGATCTGGACGTCTGCGGCGATTTCGCCATCGGGCATTACACGCACGAAAAAAACCCGGTGACGGCCCGCGCCGCGCTGACCACGCTGGAAATCATCGAGGACGAAAACCTTGTCGAGCGCTCGGCAGAGCTGGGCGATTATGCGATGACCCTGCTACGCGACCGGCTGGACGGCTGCGCCATCGTCGGCGATATTCGCGGGCGCGGGTTGATGTTCGGGGTGGAGATCGTACAGGAGCGCGAGGGCAAGACCCCGGGCAACGCGCTGGCCGAGGGGATTTATTACGCCTGCCTCGATGCGGGCCTCAGCTTCAAGATCAGCCAAGGCTGCGTGTTGACCCTGTCGCCGCCGCTGACGATTGCGCGCGGCGATCTGGACCGCGCGTTGGAGATTGTCGTGGGTGCCATTCTGGCCGCTTCTCAGAGGTAG
- a CDS encoding LysR substrate-binding domain-containing protein, producing the protein MRHSQLRAFHHVAALGGFSRAAEALFLTQPAISEQVRKLEQAHDVLLFHRERKRVRLTETGEHLFLLTKQLFEVEQRIADYMTETRAAVEGELRIIADSAHHVIDLLGQFRQRYPGVTVSLRSGNTEEILAELRSYNAEIGVIGEAPSGPDMTMLDLGEAPIIAFAARGLLGDPAAGLTLHEAAQFPLILREAGSKTRASLDDAAARHGLVLTPAIAAEGREAVREIVASGAGIGFVSLAEFGHDPRIVQIPLNGVDLRMRETIVHLGQRREVRVIRAFMEFARAGAPA; encoded by the coding sequence ATGCGTCACAGCCAACTGCGCGCCTTTCATCACGTCGCGGCCCTTGGCGGGTTTTCCCGCGCAGCCGAGGCGCTGTTCCTGACCCAGCCCGCCATTTCCGAACAGGTGCGCAAGCTGGAGCAGGCGCATGACGTGCTGTTGTTCCACCGCGAGCGCAAACGCGTGCGTCTGACTGAAACGGGCGAGCATCTGTTTCTGCTGACCAAGCAGCTGTTCGAGGTCGAGCAGCGCATCGCGGATTACATGACCGAAACCCGCGCGGCAGTAGAGGGCGAACTGCGCATCATCGCCGACAGTGCACATCACGTGATCGACCTGCTGGGCCAGTTTCGCCAGCGCTATCCCGGCGTCACCGTGTCCCTGCGCAGCGGTAACACCGAGGAAATCCTGGCCGAACTGCGCAGCTACAACGCCGAAATCGGCGTGATCGGCGAAGCGCCCTCGGGGCCGGACATGACAATGCTGGATCTGGGCGAGGCACCCATCATCGCCTTTGCCGCGCGCGGCCTGCTGGGCGATCCCGCCGCCGGGCTGACACTGCACGAGGCCGCGCAATTTCCGCTGATCCTGCGCGAGGCCGGATCGAAAACCCGCGCCAGCCTGGACGATGCAGCCGCCCGGCATGGGCTGGTCCTGACCCCCGCCATCGCCGCCGAGGGACGCGAGGCCGTGCGCGAAATCGTCGCCTCGGGCGCCGGGATCGGGTTCGTCTCGCTGGCGGAATTCGGGCACGATCCGCGCATTGTCCAGATTCCGCTGAACGGGGTCGATCTGCGCATGCGCGAGACAATCGTGCATCTGGGCCAGCGCCGCGAGGTGCGGGTGATCCGCGCTTTCATGGAGTTTGCCCGCGCCGGGGCGCCTGCCTGA
- the phnY gene encoding phosphonoacetaldehyde dehydrogenase, which translates to MTRIEPRHEGMRIGGEVVFTDAVIEVTYPYTGEVVGTVPAGTADHARRAFGIAANYKPKLSRYERSEILKRAGELIGERREYLAKWLVLELGICHQHAIYETKRAQDVYNFAASQALIDDGEIFSCDLTHNGKPRKIFTMREPVRAISAITPFNHPLNMVSHKIAPAIATNNCVVCKPTELTPLTAIALADILYEAGLPPEMFQIVTGWPGDIGDEMITNPNIDIITFTGGVPVGKMIAAKAGYKRQALELGGNDPLIICNDLSDADLEKAATIAVAGATGNSGQRCTAIKRILVQESVADRFVPLVLEKARAIKFGDPMDPETQLGCVVHARAAEIFENRVLDAEKLGAKILYHPARQGALLPPIVVDHVPHDSELVMDETFGPIIPIVRVPDDDAEVMRISNSTPFGLSSGVCTNDLNRAIAYINGLDVGTCNIWEQPGYRIEMSPFGGIKDSGNAVKEGVIEAMKFFTNVKTYSLPWPG; encoded by the coding sequence ATGACCCGGATCGAGCCACGCCATGAGGGCATGCGCATCGGCGGCGAGGTGGTTTTTACCGACGCCGTGATCGAGGTAACCTATCCCTACACCGGTGAGGTCGTGGGCACCGTCCCCGCGGGCACCGCCGACCATGCGCGCCGCGCCTTCGGGATCGCGGCGAATTACAAGCCCAAGCTTAGCCGCTACGAGCGCAGCGAGATCCTCAAGCGCGCGGGCGAGCTGATCGGCGAGCGGCGCGAGTATCTGGCCAAATGGCTGGTGCTGGAACTGGGCATCTGCCACCAGCACGCCATCTACGAGACGAAACGCGCGCAGGATGTCTACAACTTTGCGGCCTCGCAGGCGCTGATCGATGATGGCGAAATCTTCTCGTGCGATCTGACCCATAACGGCAAGCCGCGCAAAATCTTTACCATGCGGGAACCTGTGCGCGCGATTTCGGCGATCACCCCCTTCAACCACCCGCTGAACATGGTCAGCCACAAGATCGCCCCGGCGATCGCCACGAACAACTGCGTCGTGTGCAAGCCGACCGAGCTGACCCCGCTGACCGCCATCGCGCTGGCAGACATCCTCTACGAGGCCGGTCTGCCGCCCGAGATGTTCCAGATCGTCACCGGCTGGCCCGGCGATATCGGCGATGAGATGATCACCAACCCGAATATCGACATCATCACCTTCACCGGCGGCGTGCCGGTGGGCAAGATGATCGCGGCCAAGGCGGGCTACAAACGGCAGGCGCTGGAGCTGGGCGGGAACGACCCGCTGATCATCTGCAACGATCTGAGCGACGCGGATCTGGAGAAGGCGGCAACCATCGCGGTGGCCGGCGCCACCGGCAATTCCGGCCAGCGCTGCACCGCGATCAAGCGTATCCTGGTGCAGGAGTCCGTGGCCGACAGGTTTGTCCCGCTGGTGCTGGAAAAGGCCAGGGCGATCAAGTTTGGCGATCCGATGGACCCCGAAACGCAGCTGGGCTGCGTCGTGCATGCCAGGGCCGCCGAGATATTTGAAAACCGGGTTCTGGATGCCGAGAAACTGGGCGCAAAAATCCTCTATCACCCCGCGCGTCAGGGTGCGCTGCTGCCGCCCATCGTGGTCGATCATGTACCCCATGACAGCGAACTGGTGATGGACGAAACCTTCGGCCCGATCATTCCCATCGTGCGCGTGCCAGATGATGATGCCGAGGTGATGAGAATCTCGAACTCCACCCCCTTCGGTCTGTCGTCGGGCGTGTGTACCAACGATCTCAACCGCGCGATTGCCTATATCAACGGGCTGGACGTGGGCACCTGCAACATCTGGGAACAGCCCGGCTACCGGATCGAAATGTCGCCCTTCGGCGGCATCAAGGACAGCGGCAACGCCGTCAAGGAAGGCGTGATCGAGGCGATGAAATTCTTTACCAACGTCAAGACATACTCCCTGCCGTGGCCGGGATGA
- a CDS encoding 2-hydroxyacid dehydrogenase, producing MKIVRTDAELQTPIVDAALRKAGHDLITLPDGVDEQTLIAAVAEAELLLMCYAPVTARVIDAAPKLRGIVKYGVGIDAIDIPAAKARGITVVNIPEYAEETVAEGAFALMIALPKKLIPLAREMRSAGWAWPEPAWLGHDIAGKTVGIVGFGKIGRSMARMCGQGFRANVIAYSPHTPPGDMEAAGVRHCDTLHDLLTQSDVVSIHSVLNAGTHHLIGEAELRAMQPHAHLINVSRGAIVDEAALVRALQEGWIAGAGLDVFSDEPLRREGHMISPLYDMDNVILSPHLTFYTAEAMERLERETLERCNELLEGRPVLVKSADPRLQRQTGARYL from the coding sequence ATGAAGATCGTCCGCACCGACGCCGAACTCCAGACACCCATCGTCGATGCGGCGCTGCGCAAGGCAGGGCATGATCTGATCACCCTGCCCGATGGCGTGGACGAACAGACCCTGATCGCTGCTGTCGCGGAGGCGGAGCTTTTGCTGATGTGCTACGCTCCCGTCACTGCCCGCGTGATCGACGCGGCGCCAAAGCTGCGCGGCATCGTCAAATACGGTGTCGGCATCGACGCCATCGACATCCCGGCAGCCAAGGCGCGTGGCATCACCGTCGTCAACATCCCCGAATATGCCGAGGAAACGGTGGCCGAGGGCGCCTTTGCCCTGATGATCGCATTACCGAAGAAGCTGATCCCGCTGGCCCGGGAAATGCGCAGCGCAGGCTGGGCGTGGCCCGAGCCCGCCTGGCTGGGCCACGACATCGCGGGCAAGACCGTGGGCATCGTCGGCTTCGGCAAGATCGGGCGCAGCATGGCGCGCATGTGCGGCCAGGGATTCCGCGCAAATGTGATCGCCTACAGCCCCCACACCCCGCCCGGCGACATGGAGGCGGCGGGCGTGCGCCACTGCGACACCCTGCACGACCTGCTGACCCAAAGCGACGTGGTCAGTATTCACAGCGTGCTGAACGCAGGCACCCACCACCTGATCGGCGAGGCCGAACTGCGCGCGATGCAGCCCCATGCGCATCTGATTAACGTCTCGCGTGGCGCCATCGTGGATGAGGCGGCACTGGTGCGCGCGTTGCAGGAGGGCTGGATTGCAGGCGCTGGTCTGGACGTGTTCAGCGACGAGCCGCTGCGCCGCGAGGGCCATATGATCAGCCCGCTTTACGACATGGATAATGTCATCTTGTCACCGCACCTGACATTCTACACAGCCGAGGCGATGGAGCGGCTGGAGCGCGAGACGCTGGAGCGCTGCAACGAGCTGCTGGAAGGGCGGCCCGTGCTGGTCAAATCCGCCGACCCGCGCCTGCAACGGCAGACAGGCGCGCGCTACCTCTGA
- a CDS encoding FAD-binding oxidoreductase gives MPPNSYVSTPAHDSYDVVIIGGAMMGAATAWFLTQEADFDGRILVIDRDPTYAKCSTGHTNSCIRQQFSSALNVRISQFGADFIQNLRHYMGGDDRVPQLKIQNYGYMYLADTDAGADALRASHAVQIAEGAGTRLLTPDQIAAEYPFYALDDITLGSINTKDEGYWDYMAVFDWWRRSARERGVTFLEGEVIAINHSRSRVDSVTLASGDTIACGQLVNASGPRAARTAAIAGIDIPVEPRKRYTWTFSAAQPLDRELPLTVDPSGVHIRQDSRDTYMAGAHCDIDPAVDPDDFEMDHDIWMDHVWPAIATRIPQFEAIKVLREWAGHYAMNTFDHNAITGPHPELTNFLFLNGFSGHGLQQAPAMGRGTAEWLTHGAYRTLDLTPFHFGRIAAGEPYVETAII, from the coding sequence ATGCCCCCCAACAGCTATGTCTCGACGCCCGCGCATGACAGCTATGACGTCGTCATCATCGGCGGCGCCATGATGGGCGCGGCGACCGCGTGGTTCCTGACCCAGGAGGCGGATTTCGACGGGCGCATTCTGGTGATCGACCGCGATCCGACCTACGCGAAATGCTCGACCGGGCACACCAATTCGTGCATCCGTCAGCAGTTCAGCAGCGCCCTGAATGTGCGCATCTCGCAGTTTGGCGCGGATTTCATCCAGAACCTGCGCCACTACATGGGCGGCGACGACCGGGTGCCGCAGCTGAAGATCCAGAATTACGGCTACATGTATCTGGCCGATACCGATGCAGGCGCCGATGCCCTGCGCGCCAGCCATGCGGTGCAGATCGCCGAGGGCGCCGGAACGCGGCTGCTGACCCCCGATCAGATCGCCGCCGAATACCCGTTCTACGCGCTGGACGATATCACGCTGGGCAGCATCAACACCAAGGACGAAGGCTATTGGGATTACATGGCCGTGTTTGACTGGTGGCGCCGCTCGGCGCGCGAGCGGGGTGTGACCTTTCTGGAAGGCGAGGTGATAGCGATCAACCACAGCCGGAGCCGGGTTGACAGCGTCACGCTGGCATCGGGCGATACCATCGCCTGCGGTCAGCTGGTCAATGCGTCCGGCCCGCGCGCCGCGCGCACGGCGGCAATCGCCGGTATCGATATCCCCGTCGAACCGCGCAAACGCTACACTTGGACATTCTCGGCCGCACAACCGCTGGACCGCGAACTGCCGCTGACGGTCGATCCCTCCGGCGTGCATATCCGGCAGGACAGCCGCGACACCTACATGGCCGGCGCGCACTGCGATATCGACCCCGCCGTCGACCCGGACGATTTCGAAATGGACCATGACATCTGGATGGACCACGTCTGGCCCGCCATCGCCACCCGCATCCCGCAATTCGAGGCGATCAAGGTGCTGCGCGAATGGGCCGGGCATTACGCGATGAATACGTTCGACCACAACGCCATCACCGGCCCGCACCCGGAGTTAACGAACTTCTTGTTCCTCAACGGATTTTCCGGCCACGGCCTGCAACAGGCGCCCGCCATGGGGCGCGGCACCGCCGAATGGCTGACGCATGGTGCATATCGCACGCTGGATCTGACACCGTTCCACTTTGGCAGGATCGCGGCAGGCGAGCCATATGTCGAAACTGCCATCATCTGA
- the hemP gene encoding hemin uptake protein HemP — MTLQPKTIEIGHIASDLPTYDAQQLVMNGDQARIVLDDKVYTLRITRAGKLILTK, encoded by the coding sequence ATGACGCTTCAGCCCAAAACAATCGAGATCGGCCATATCGCCAGTGATCTGCCCACATATGACGCGCAGCAACTGGTGATGAATGGTGATCAGGCGCGTATCGTGCTGGACGACAAGGTTTATACCCTGCGCATCACCCGCGCGGGCAAGCTGATCCTGACGAAATGA
- a CDS encoding 2-aminoethylphosphonate--pyruvate transaminase, protein MSVPIDPPHLGEPYLLTPGPLTTSLATKQAMLRDWGSWDDDFRAMTLEMRTRLLDMLGEGQDDFDCVPIQGSGTFAVEAMLASFIPRDGKALVLANGAYGKRSVQTLEYLGRDHVVLDKGDYLPPRGEEVAQILADDPAITHVIAIHCETSSGILNPVEEISQVTYAAGRKLLVDSMSAFGAVDLQPSKIRFEALVSSANKCIEGVPGFGFVIARKAELEAAQGRSHSLSLDVHAQWAHMNKTGQWRFTPPTHVVAAFLVALRAHEEEGGVHGRGARYTRNRDVMVEGMRGLGFETLLKDRWLSPIIVTFFCPADEKFDFDRFYQLMKDKGFIIYPGKLTIVDSFRVGCIGQMDEHVMREVVEAAGASLKEMGVMDATPPAIALAERAKLAA, encoded by the coding sequence ATGAGCGTCCCCATCGATCCCCCCCATCTGGGCGAACCTTATCTTCTCACCCCCGGGCCGCTAACCACGTCGCTCGCCACCAAACAGGCGATGCTGCGCGATTGGGGCAGCTGGGACGATGATTTTCGCGCCATGACGCTTGAAATGCGGACCCGCCTGCTGGACATGCTGGGCGAAGGGCAGGATGATTTTGACTGCGTGCCGATACAGGGCAGCGGCACCTTTGCGGTCGAGGCGATGCTGGCATCGTTCATCCCGAGGGATGGCAAGGCGCTGGTGTTGGCCAATGGCGCCTATGGCAAGCGCTCGGTGCAGACGCTGGAGTATCTGGGCCGCGATCATGTGGTGCTGGACAAGGGTGATTACCTGCCCCCGCGCGGCGAAGAGGTGGCGCAGATCCTCGCTGACGACCCCGCGATCACCCATGTGATCGCCATCCATTGCGAGACGTCCAGCGGCATCCTGAACCCGGTCGAGGAAATCTCGCAAGTGACATATGCGGCGGGGCGCAAGCTGCTGGTTGATTCGATGTCGGCCTTTGGCGCGGTCGACTTGCAGCCCTCGAAAATCCGGTTCGAGGCGCTGGTATCCTCGGCCAACAAATGTATCGAGGGCGTGCCCGGCTTTGGATTTGTCATCGCGCGCAAGGCGGAACTGGAGGCGGCGCAGGGGCGCAGCCATTCGCTCAGCCTGGATGTGCATGCGCAATGGGCGCATATGAACAAGACCGGGCAGTGGCGGTTCACCCCGCCGACCCATGTCGTCGCCGCGTTCCTTGTGGCGCTGCGCGCGCACGAGGAAGAGGGCGGCGTTCACGGCCGCGGCGCGCGTTACACACGCAACCGCGACGTGATGGTCGAGGGGATGCGCGGCCTCGGCTTTGAGACGCTGCTCAAGGATCGCTGGCTGTCGCCGATCATCGTCACGTTCTTTTGTCCTGCGGATGAAAAATTCGACTTCGATCGTTTTTACCAGCTGATGAAGGACAAGGGATTCATCATCTACCCCGGCAAGCTGACCATCGTCGACAGCTTCCGCGTTGGCTGTATCGGTCAGATGGACGAACATGTGATGCGCGAGGTGGTCGAAGCCGCCGGTGCATCGCTCAAGGAAATGGGCGTCATGGACGCCACCCCGCCGGCCATCGCGCTGGCAGAACGCGCCAAGCTGGCCGCCTGA
- a CDS encoding imelysin family protein, producing the protein MTRLFLSTTALGLALTLPAFAATKSEVLTTYADIAAAGYEDSAAAARTLKEAVTALIDAPSAEALQAARAAWLAARVPYQQTEVFRFGNPIVDDWEGKVNAWPLDEGLIDYVDAAYGGASDENDLKALNVIANPKFTLSGQEIDAGQITPDLLSDTLHEAGGVEANVATGYHAIEFLLWGQDLNGTDAGTGERPWTDYGSGEDCTNDNCDRRADYLSAATDLLISDLDWMAGQWTEGGAAREAVTRDENAGISAILTGMGSLSYGEQAGERMRLGLMLNDPEEEHDCFSDNTHNSHYYDGLGIQNVYLGAYIRIDGSMVSGPSLSELVAETDAALDGEMQTKLSTTMRALGRIKTAAEAGTAYDQMLARGNAAGEALVMGGVDGLVDQTRTIERIVTVLGVDAIAFEGSDSLDDPDAVFQ; encoded by the coding sequence ATGACCCGTCTCTTTCTCAGCACGACCGCGCTTGGGCTTGCCCTGACGCTGCCCGCCTTTGCCGCGACCAAATCCGAGGTGCTGACCACCTATGCGGACATCGCCGCTGCCGGGTACGAGGACAGCGCAGCCGCCGCGCGCACACTGAAAGAGGCGGTGACAGCGCTGATTGATGCGCCGTCGGCAGAGGCGCTTCAGGCAGCGCGCGCTGCATGGCTCGCCGCGCGCGTGCCGTATCAGCAGACCGAGGTGTTCCGTTTCGGCAATCCCATCGTCGACGATTGGGAGGGCAAGGTGAACGCGTGGCCGCTGGACGAGGGGCTGATCGATTATGTCGATGCGGCCTATGGCGGCGCCTCGGACGAGAACGACCTGAAGGCGTTGAACGTGATTGCCAACCCCAAATTCACCCTGTCGGGCCAAGAGATCGACGCAGGCCAGATCACACCCGACCTGCTGTCGGATACCCTGCACGAGGCGGGCGGTGTCGAGGCGAACGTCGCGACCGGCTATCACGCGATCGAATTCCTGCTGTGGGGGCAGGACCTGAACGGCACCGATGCAGGCACGGGCGAGCGGCCCTGGACCGACTATGGCTCGGGCGAGGACTGCACTAACGACAATTGTGATCGCCGCGCTGATTACCTGAGCGCCGCGACCGATCTGCTGATTTCGGATCTGGACTGGATGGCCGGGCAATGGACCGAGGGCGGCGCCGCGCGCGAGGCCGTCACCAGAGACGAGAATGCCGGCATTTCCGCCATCCTGACCGGCATGGGCAGCCTCAGCTACGGCGAACAGGCGGGCGAGCGGATGCGGCTGGGCCTGATGCTGAATGATCCCGAGGAAGAGCATGACTGCTTCTCGGACAATACGCATAACAGCCATTACTATGACGGTCTGGGGATCCAGAACGTTTATCTGGGCGCATATATCCGCATCGATGGCAGCATGGTCAGCGGGCCGTCGCTGTCCGAACTGGTGGCTGAAACCGATGCCGCGCTGGATGGCGAGATGCAGACCAAGCTGTCGACCACCATGCGCGCACTGGGCCGGATCAAGACCGCAGCCGAGGCCGGCACGGCCTATGACCAGATGCTGGCGCGCGGCAACGCGGCGGGCGAGGCGCTGGTCATGGGCGGTGTCGACGGGCTGGTCGATCAGACCCGCACGATCGAGCGGATCGTGACCGTGCTGGGCGTGGATGCCATCGCGTTCGAGGGGTCCGACAGTCTGGATGATCCCGATGCCGTGTTTCAGTAG
- the bfr gene encoding bacterioferritin, producing the protein MNGDKKAIEYLNTALRAELTAVSQYWLHYRLQEDWGLGHMAKKSREESIEEMQHADKLIARILFLGGHPNLQKLDSLRIGQTPKETLECDLEAEHEARTLYAEARKHCEEVGDYVSKNLFEELMADEEGHIDFLETQLDLVEKLGEEKYAQLNASKMDEAE; encoded by the coding sequence ATGAACGGCGACAAGAAAGCAATTGAATATCTCAACACGGCCCTGCGCGCCGAGCTGACAGCCGTCAGCCAATACTGGCTGCACTACCGCCTGCAAGAGGATTGGGGCCTTGGCCACATGGCCAAGAAGAGCCGCGAGGAAAGCATCGAAGAGATGCAGCACGCCGACAAGCTGATCGCGCGCATCCTGTTCCTGGGAGGTCATCCGAACCTGCAAAAGCTGGATTCGCTGCGCATCGGGCAGACGCCCAAGGAAACGCTGGAATGCGATCTGGAGGCCGAACATGAGGCGCGCACACTATACGCCGAGGCGCGCAAACATTGCGAGGAAGTGGGCGATTACGTTTCGAAAAACCTCTTTGAGGAGTTGATGGCCGACGAAGAGGGGCATATCGACTTTCTCGAAACGCAGCTCGATCTGGTCGAGAAATTGGGCGAAGAGAAATATGCGCAGCTTAACGCATCGAAAATGGACGAGGCGGAGTAA